In Miscanthus floridulus cultivar M001 chromosome 5, ASM1932011v1, whole genome shotgun sequence, one genomic interval encodes:
- the LOC136454030 gene encoding uncharacterized protein gives MERVRRASHAGSWYTNNARKLEEELNGWLGAAGLTKSPDVRAVIAPHAGYSYSGRCAAYAFGNIDPTSISRVFLLGPSHHYYTPKCALTRASVYCTPIGDLPVDQEVIEELSATGKFEFMDLSVDEAEHSMEMHLPYLAKVFQGHTVKVVPILVGALSSQSEAMYGQLLSKYVDDPKNFFSVSSDFCHWGSRFSYTYYEKKHGAIHKSIEALDRMGMEIIETGDPVAFKEYLQEYENTICGRHPISVFLHMLKHCSTKIKIGFVRYEQSSQCKNMRDSSVSYASAAAKVDASGEEEKQD, from the exons ATGGAGCGCGTGAGGAGGGCTTCGCACGCCGGTTCTTGGTACACGAACAATG CCAGGAAGCTGGAAGAGGAACTCAATGGTTGGCTGGGGGCAGCTGGTCTAACCAAGTCTCCTGATGTTAGGGCAGTAATTGCACC CCACGCTGGTTATTCATACTCGGGCCGATGTGCAGCTTATGCTTTTGGCAACATCGATCCAACTAGCAT TTCTCGGGTGTTTCTGCTTGGCCCTTCTCATCACTACTACACTCCAAAATGTGCTTTAACCAGGGCTTCTGTCTATTGTACCCCAATTGGGGATTTGCCAGTGGACCAGGAAG TCATCGAGGAACTCAGTGCTACTGGAAAATTTGAATTTATGGATCTTAGTGTGGATGAAGCTGAACATAGCATGGAAATGCATTTGCCCTACCTTGCTAAAGTATTTCAAGG ACATACTGTGAAAGTCGTCCCTATCCTTGTTGGTGCACTTAGCTCCCAAAGTGAAGCCATGTATGGACAGCTGCTCTCCAAATATGTCGATGACCCAAAAAACTTCTTTTCTGTGTCGTCAGACTTCTGCCATTGGGGATCCCG GTTTAGTTATACATACTACGAAAAGAAACATGGTGCTATTCATAAGTCTATTGAGGCCTTGGACCGTATGGGCATGGAGATCATAGAGACTGGTGATCCTGTAGCGTTCAAAGAATACCTGCAGGAGTATGAGAATACCATATGTGGGCGCCACCCCATCAGCGTTTTCCTTCAT ATGTTGAAACATTGCTCAACAAAAATTAAGATTGGCTTTGTTCGCTACGAGCAGTCGAGCCAGTGCAAGAACATGAGGGATAGCAGTGTGAGCTATGCATCCGCAGCAGCAAAGGTTGATGCatcaggggaagaagagaaacaAGATTGA